In a single window of the Mesoplodon densirostris isolate mMesDen1 chromosome 18, mMesDen1 primary haplotype, whole genome shotgun sequence genome:
- the LOC132478745 gene encoding large ribosomal subunit protein P1-like isoform X1, whose translation MPSSPCLALARTMASDSERTCIYSALILPNSEVTVTEDKINALIKAASVNVELFWPGLFAKALAGVNIGSLVCNVGAGGPAPASGAAPAGGPAPSTTVAPAEEKKVEAKKEESEESNGDMGFGLFD comes from the coding sequence ATGCCCAGCAGCCCCTGCCTAGCACTCGCCCGCACCATGGCCTCCGACTCAGAGCGCACCTGCATCTACTCAGCCCTCATCCTGCCCAACAGTGAGGTGACAGTCACCGAGGATAAGATCAATGCCCTCATTAAAGCAGCCAGTGTAAATGTTGAACTTTTCTGGCCAGGCTTGTTTGCAAAGGCTTTGGCAGGTGTCAACATCGGGAGCCTTGTCTGCAATGTCGGGGCAGGTGGACCTGCCCCAGCATCTGGGGCTGCACCGGCAGGAGGTCCTGCCCCCTCCACCACTGTTGCCCCAGCTGAGGAGAAGAAAGtggaagcaaagaaagaagaatctgAAGAGTCTAATGGTGACATGGGCTTTGGTCTTTTTGACTAA
- the LOC132478745 gene encoding large ribosomal subunit protein P1-like isoform X2, producing the protein MASDSERTCIYSALILPNSEVTVTALAGVNIGSLVCNVGAGGPAPASGAAPAGGPAPSTTVAPAEEKKVEAKKEESEESNGDMGFGLFD; encoded by the exons ATGGCCTCCGACTCAGAGCGCACCTGCATCTACTCAGCCCTCATCCTGCCCAACAGTGAGGTGACAGTCAC GGCTTTGGCAGGTGTCAACATCGGGAGCCTTGTCTGCAATGTCGGGGCAGGTGGACCTGCCCCAGCATCTGGGGCTGCACCGGCAGGAGGTCCTGCCCCCTCCACCACTGTTGCCCCAGCTGAGGAGAAGAAAGtggaagcaaagaaagaagaatctgAAGAGTCTAATGGTGACATGGGCTTTGGTCTTTTTGACTAA